The DNA region CTTTGCGTTTCGTATCTTTTTTGACCCGATGCGGAGCTGTTTGAAGTAAGCAACGTGCTCAGCTGGGAGAAAAGCGTCCAGACTGGTCTCCTTCAGGCGCTTTTTTCTCTTTTCCGGTTCTTCCTCTTTCTTGACCGAGCCCCCGGCTTCTATGAACTCGTCTATCCTGCGGTACATGACTCCAACCGCCACAAAATGGTGTAAAATTTTGGTATAAAACTTTTCCGACGAAAGGGTTTTATCCCCCCAGCCAAACACCCGTCCGGTGATTAAGATGAGGATCGAAAAGCTCAGGGAATTTATGGAAGAGAAAGAGCTCGACGGGATTCTGATAACCCAGAAGCCCAACCTCTACTACTTCACGGGCTCCTCGCCGGTTCTCGGTGGCTACCTCGTTGTGACGCCGGACGAGGCAACCTTCATAGTCCCGGAGCTTGAATACGAAGAGGCTAAAGAGACCTCGAAGGTGCCCGTTGAGAAGTTCAAGACCGGAAAGGAGCTCTACGAGAGGCTCTCCTCCTTCAAGCTCAGGAAGCTCGGAATAGAAGGGGGAACCAGCTTCTCCACAATACAGACGCTTAAGGAGAAGGCCAGCGTTGAGGACTTCACGGCAGTGGATGACGTAATCAGGGAGCTCCGCATAATCAAAACTCCGGAGGAGCTGGAAATCATAGAAGAAGCCTGTAAGATAGCCGACCAGGCCATGCTCGTTGCCCTGGAGGAGATAGGCGAGGGCAAGCGCGAGAGGGAGATAGCGGCCAAGATGGAGTACGTCATGAAGATGAACGGCGCTGAAAAGCCTGCCTTCGACACGATAATAGCTAGCGGCTGGAGGTCAGCTTTACCGCATGGAGTGGCGAGCGACAGGAGGATAGAGCACGGTGACCTCGTCGTTATAGACGAAGGGGCGCTTTACAGGTACTACCACTCCGACATAACGAGGACGGTAGTCGTTGGCGCTCCCAGCGAGAAGCAGAAGGAAATCTACGAGATTGTTCTGGAAGCCCAGAAGAAGGGCGTTGAGGCGGCAAGGCCCGGGATTACGGCGAAAGAGCTCGACAC from Thermococcus zilligii AN1 includes:
- a CDS encoding PCNA-inhibitor; translated protein: MYRRIDEFIEAGGSVKKEEEPEKRKKRLKETSLDAFLPAEHVAYFKQLRIGSKKIRNAKIEEL
- the pepQ gene encoding Xaa-Pro dipeptidase PepQ, with protein sequence MKMRIEKLREFMEEKELDGILITQKPNLYYFTGSSPVLGGYLVVTPDEATFIVPELEYEEAKETSKVPVEKFKTGKELYERLSSFKLRKLGIEGGTSFSTIQTLKEKASVEDFTAVDDVIRELRIIKTPEELEIIEEACKIADQAMLVALEEIGEGKREREIAAKMEYVMKMNGAEKPAFDTIIASGWRSALPHGVASDRRIEHGDLVVIDEGALYRYYHSDITRTVVVGAPSEKQKEIYEIVLEAQKKGVEAARPGITAKELDTTVRNVIAEYGYGDYFIHSTGHGVGLEIHEWPRVSQQDETVLKPGMVITIEPGIYLPKFGGVRIEDTVVITENGAKRLTKTERELI